The Suricata suricatta isolate VVHF042 chromosome 15, meerkat_22Aug2017_6uvM2_HiC, whole genome shotgun sequence genome includes the window TGGCCTGAGGCACTGAGTCCCTCCCGGATCACCACAGTTCTTCCAGTGTGTTCTCAGGAAACCTTAGAACACGTTGATTTCAGGGAGCAAATTGGAGAAATCAAACAGGTGAGTGACGATATCATGGCTGTGTTAACACTTTCCCCTGACTTTTAGGTTTGTTTCAGATGGAATATGTGTGGGCATTGTTTATAGCTGGATATAtagtttttcttgcttttccaaataaatatacaCTTTGCATTTTCTGGCTTATTGTAGTGTATTTGATTACAATTTTGTGTAAacttttcaattctttttgtCAGATAGCTATTACGTGGTAAATTATCTTgctttgcaatatatatatatatggggggaaaaggaaaagaagtcccTGGTGACTAACGATGTCTGTTTCCGTCACTGTCCTCACTGCGCCTTCTCCCTGTGTTTGCCCGCAGGGTGAACAATGGCGTCGGTACCCTCCATCGGCTGCCTGCTGGCCAAAAATCAGTATTATCGAAGTAAGTTAACTCACCGCTAGAGGCCACTCCTAGAGAATGTGATTTCAGGTGATATTATTAACCCATGTGTCATGTCCTGGTCAAAATTTAAGCAACAAGACTTGGTGATTGTTTGTGACAGTGAAGAAAATAGGACTAGAACTCATTCCAGACCTCTGTGAATCAATATTGTTAAGGTTTATCTCTTGGTTTTAACTGTGTTATTATCTATCATATTGATGAAACCCttaactcttaaaataaatgaaaataagctcatatttcacaatttctttaatttcatgtATCTTacatttaattggattttttagAAGCTGATAATcttacatgactttttttttaatttccattttctgctCTGGATAATAGGTCAGCTTCTGTTTGgccagctttatttttatttatctatacaTTTGTGAATATTCATAGCTGAATAGAAAACTGTAGCTTattaaagaaaatccagaaatttcATAGAATGAAACAATCATTTCAGAAACAAATTGTCACTTATTGAAAATATATCCACATGtagaaaattcttttcaaaatggcTAAATAATGCCAGTTTATTTAGTGTTATTATAtccataaaagttatttttatattctgatcttttaaaaaagacttataGGTTTAAAATACAAGTAtgataatgcaaataaaatatttactgttgaaaaataattcctttggagtgcctgggtagctcagtaggttaagtgttcaactcaggtcatgatgtcacagttcatgagtgcaagcccagTGTCagcctcagtgctgacagttcagagcctggagcctgcttcagattctgtgtctccctctctctctgcctcttcctcactcacactctgtctctcaaaaataaataaatattaaaaatttaaaagataaaaataataaaaataattcctttatttctaaatttctaacttttatagaatatttatatatatgcactTGTAAGATTTCTAATGTAGAATATTTCTACTATTCGTTCTTGATTTTATACTAAGATTTTGAATTTGATGActcttgtattttaaattctacatctatatctatggagagattgagagagagttGTCCACCATCAAAAGAAAGGCACCTTATTAATAGGAAAAGTAACAGTGTCCTAGAAGGCCGTTGCTCTTCCCAGCAGCTCTCTTCCAAGCTTGATCTGGTATAGGCATGGCTCTTGGAAATCAGCGAGGACTTGCTCTTCAGAAAATCATGACGAAATCCTGGGAActtctcaaaggaaaaagaaaagcttaaccatctcagaaaaagcaaaaagactcTGAGAtaatgcagcaaaagcagaagGCATCTAATGAGAAGTCTATGCAGACAAGAGACAAATGAGGACTATTTGGAAAACCTAGGTGCTACTGCCAACTAGGCATATCGAAAGCTCTATGATCAAAATTTTGTGGAGCAAACAGTCATCTGTTATGGCATATCCTTATAAAACTATCTTCcactttaaaaaactaagaaaatgtaaTATGCCTTATTCTGGAAGACTTTCTAACTGATTGACAATTTAATCAATTTTTAATCTATGATCTCATGATCGTTTACCTAGAGTAAATGATTTCAAAACATGCTATGTTACTCCTTGAGAGTAGATGCACAAACAGTATGTCTGTGTTTGccaattctttctttgtttattgattATCATTGTTTCCTACAGAGGCCAGTATTTCTTCAGTGAGCTCTTTAACTGGCTCTGATTCTGTTAGCGTTGTACCTGATGACAAATCTCAGCAaggtatttgatttatttattatcagcATCACCCTCAtggttttcctttgctttttatctttcaaatgtGTTTGGTAAGGAGgtaatatgaattttttttgatAGGGTTACCAAAAGAGGAAGAATCTGACTGGTGGTTTAAATCCTTTTTCCATTCTGAACCAGTGTTTTCAGATGTAAGAAGAAAAGATCTGTCTGCCAGTAAGtatgttttagggttttttttttctgataaagatATATTCTTATCAGaatgaaacaatataaatataggTAATAATTATTATGTTAACCAATAAGGAAAGCATGGTTGTTTCTTGAAGGTGGTGAAGGCTTCATTCAATATAAAGCATACTTGAGAGATTGGGATGGAGAAGacatttgcccctccccccattttgtTAGCCATCAGTCAAATCATGAGCACTCTTTCTGTCActaaagagaaattgaaaaatcaTGTGCCAATTTTTATCATTGTTAGAGGAAATAGTTTGAGAATCAGAGGTAAGATTCTAAATTTGTTTCTCCAACACTTTCAGGAAACAAATAGCAATTATCTACtccaatgaaaaggaaacatggttctttggagaaatagctgGCTCcagataaaaaaggaagagaaaaaaatgagcctGGACCATCTTATggtgtgaaaaagaaagaaaagctcaaaACATGATGTATTATGTCATAATAACATTGGAACAAATtggccaaatctgggacaatTCTAGCAACAAAATAATGATAGTAACAGATAACTgccatagaataaaataaaatccattaattattattggtataaataaataattaaatgaacaaatgagagacaaaggaaagctcttttttttaaagacagctcTTTATTGCAGAATTCTAATTAATGAATGTAGAAGGAATGATGGAAATAGAGAATTACTATAATTACCATTGTTATTACAGTAATAATTGTTCCAGGCAAGGAttatcaatggatgctaaaataAATGGGGACTAGTATGAAAAATGAGGTTTTCTCAGAgtgtctcccccaaattcttaTTAACTACAAAGGGGAAAATTAGTAAATGGATAAAACTATCAGATGCCATgttaacaaaacaaagagaaagcaatTATTTAATTGCTGTCCTAGACAACCTACTGCAGTCTCATTGCTGGGCTTGGTTGGCTCTGTACAGCACCTACTTCTAGGTAGAAGACTGAATTGGTGGGTTTGCTTACAAGTGTTTCTACACATTTTGAACCCTGACACACTGAGGAGTACAGCTGGTATTCTAATGCTttctaaaatacttattttttttggaTACTTGACTATGACTAGCTACTAGATGgagtaaaaaagtaaataatgatgGATTCCATAGATCCTAATGTTAATATTTAAGGGTTTTGATGAATTTTTTACTTATGATAAATTTGAAATAGAATCAATTAAATattggtaattttaaaatttaaagacagaaaaatccaAGTGAGGCTACTTGtggaaaacatgtatttttcacTCTCTTTATCAAGTATACTAATTTGAATTATTGAGGTAactttcatttatctttccaCTTTACTTTGACTACAAAGACAACATAACTTACAGGCAAGCATTTTTCTGCGATTTGTGTCTGGCAATTCAAAGAACATTGTTATAATACCTGACTATTTTATGCTGCTCTAATAGTTGA containing:
- the PPDPFL gene encoding pancreatic progenitor cell differentiation and proliferation factor-like protein isoform X1 — its product is MASVPSIGCLLAKNQYYRKASISSVSSLTGSDSVSVVPDDKSQQGLPKEEESDWWFKSFFHSEPVFSDVRRKDLSAIDSDNQEDSTC
- the PPDPFL gene encoding pancreatic progenitor cell differentiation and proliferation factor-like protein isoform X2, translated to MASVPSIGCLLAKNQYYRKASISSVSSLTGSDSVSVVPDDKSQQGLPKEEESDWWFKSFFHSEPVFSDVRRKDLSARNK